The genomic window TTTTGCAATTGCCGCGGTTCAAAAACACTATCGCAAGTTTTACACAAAAACCACCTCTCAATCATTCCGGCCCCACCTGCCAAAGCTGCGACCTTGATGACATCTCGCGGTAATGCGCCACCCTCATGGGCATTATAAACAGTTTCTATTCCACTCTTGCTAAATCTGCCAACTGTTCCTTTTCGTACCTTTCCAGCTGCTCCATTCAAAAATCCTTCCGTATATGGTTCTCTCACTTCATCTCTATTAAAAATTGGGGTGTCTTTCCATGCGCAGATAATTGCTTCATGGCTTCTCTGCCAAAAATTAAGAGAGGCAACATTTTTATTCGTATAGTGCCAAATAAGCCAGCGTTTGTTTATAGGAATTTCAATAGAAAGATAAGCTAAAATTTCACTAAAGCCGTAAATAAACATTGTCCCAGTTGGTTTCATTGTTCGGATGCTTTCACTGATCCATTCTTTACACCACGCAACATATTCGCTCAATTCTCGTTTATCAAGATTGTTCCCAAAATCTTTGCCGATATTGTAGGGCGGATCAATTACTACGACATCGCAACTTTCGTCAGGAAGTTTTTTAAGTTCTGCGAGTGCATCGCCTAAAATTATTTTGTTTAATGGAAGCGTCTTGTTTCTTTTTAACGAGGATGTTGTCAATAACTCCTCTACATGTTGTGACTCGTTTTGTATGACGTCAATAACAATACCTTGAACCTGTATATCTCGATCTTTCCTTATAATAATCGGTTCGTATGCGCTATTTGCCGGCTGAAGCCGAATCTGATTACGCTCTTTATAAAATTTTTTAAGCGTCGCCTCATAATTATCTATTAAAGCAACCACCCTTTGTCCATTTTCAGCAACTTCTTGTTGTTTAACCAAGACAACATCGCCGTCTTTTATATTTTCGTCAATCATACTATTTCCGCTCACTCGCAAGGCGTAGAAATCGCCATTTTGGGGTAATTTTGTTTTGGCTACTGCTATAAACTCATTTTGGCGAATTGCTTCAATGGGTTCACCGGCGGCAATAGTTCCCAAGAGAGGGATTTTTACCAAATATTCCTTTTCTGGAATGCTAATTGCGCGCGCCCTATTCTTTAACCTTTCCAAATAACCCTCTTTTTTTAACTTAGATATATGAAAATGGGCAGTAGAAACCGAGGAAAGCTTAAAATGCTTACATATCTCCTCAAGAGACGGTGCGTAGCCCTTCTTTTTTGAGTAAGATTTTACGAAGTCAAGGACTTCTTTTTGTTTTTTTGTAATCATAGACTTGAAAATTTTTTATATTCTTTAGTATAATCGAAACAAAATAGAAAATCAAAGCCAAGTTATCCCAAACCATAATGAACATATCAGAAGAACAACTAAGTCGGTGGGCAAAAGCACCAAGCGAAACAGAAGAAGGAAAGTGCCAAAATACTATAAACAGGATTACGGAAATCGTGAAAAATAAATTTGGCAATGATGTTTCAGTGTTTTTACAAGGTTCATATCGCAACCGGACAAATGTCAGACAAGATAGCGATGTGGATATAGTCGTTTTACATAAGAGCTATTATTTTCCTGATGTTGGTGGGTTATCAGAATCCGATAAGACAGCTTATTGGAAAAATTTCACTGAATCCAATTACACATTTCCCCAATTCAAAAATGATATTCATGCTTTACTGAAAGATACTTTCGGGACAAGTATGGTAACCAGAAAAAATAAATGTATTAGAGTAAATGGTAATGATTATAGGGTAAACGCTGATGTTGTTCCTTGTTTTGTCCATAAACGATTTTGCGCGCTCTCATCTGTAGAGGTGGAGGGTGTTGAGTTAGTCTCTGATGCTGGTATTCATATTCATAGTTTTCCGAAACAACATTATGATAATGGTGTTACAAAAAACAACGATACCGAAAAAATGTATAAATCAGTGGCGCGTATTCTTAAAAATATTCGGAATGAACTTATGGGTCAAGGAACTATCTTGCCCAACAGTATGCCCTCTTTCTTTCTTGAATGCCTGGTTTGGAATGTTTTACCGAACACTCTTTTCAAGAAAAGCACTTACACTGCAACAACAAGGGCTGTTATTGCTACAATTTGGAATGAAATGAGAGAACCTGAAAAGGCAAATAACTACGCTGAGATTAGTGATCTGAAGTGGTTGTTTAGGGGTAACCCCAATAGGACACATCAGCAGGCTTTGGAAATTTCGCAAACCTTCTCAAAAATCTTTGTGTACGCTTACTATGAGCGATCACAATCGGAAAGTGTGGTCGCAAATTTTGCTGAACTAAATAGTGAAAATTATCTGTTTTACACTTACGACAGTGCGCCAAATTCACTAAAATCTGGTGCAATGCAAGCACACAAAGGTACTGTCAAACTTAAGTATTTATCGAATGAGAACAAGCTTATCGGCACATACTTCAATAGTATTGGAAATAGTGGTGAAGTAGATTTTGAGTTTGAACAAAATGCTTTGATAGGAAGGTTTGCGAAATAAGTCTGCTGAAAAAATTGGAAGCCCAAACAAATGCGTGGCGTGAGGAGGGGGTTTTGGAGGAGGAATCCCGGCGCCTCCACCAATACTGAAAGTTAAGAGTTATAAGTTAAAAGTTATGAAACACAATCCTCGCAACCTGCATAACGGCATATATGCCTTATCCAAATCATCTCAAATTGCAAAATTAACAATTATCATTTCAAATTAATCTTCACTGTGGCAAGACCACGTGGAATACGCCTGCCGGCAGGCAGGCTCGCTATCCATTTGAGTGCTTTTCATTGTCATCAAATGATAATTTTGCATTGATAATTGATCATTGCATACTGTTTCTTTCACTCTTGCATCTTGCATCCTTTATCATGTATCTTATTCTACTATGGCACGACAGAAAGTCTTAGCAATAGTCTTGGCAGGCGGAAGGGGCAACAGGCTCTTTCCCCTCACATTTGAGCGGTCAAAACCTGCTGTCCCTTTTGGCGG from Nitrospirota bacterium includes these protein-coding regions:
- a CDS encoding site-specific DNA-methyltransferase → MDPPYNIGKDFGNNLDKRELSEYVAWCKEWISESIRTMKPTGTMFIYGFSEILAYLSIEIPINKRWLIWHYTNKNVASLNFWQRSHEAIICAWKDTPIFNRDEVREPYTEGFLNGAAGKVRKGTVGRFSKSGIETVYNAHEGGALPRDVIKVAALAGGAGMIERWFLCKTCDSVFEPRQLQKHNGHEIMKHPTQKPLELSKKLIRSAMPKKDGVVLVPFVGTGSECVAAKELGQSYIGFEINPDYVRMAEKMIDSTKVVPKLF
- a CDS encoding nucleotidyltransferase domain-containing protein codes for the protein MNISEEQLSRWAKAPSETEEGKCQNTINRITEIVKNKFGNDVSVFLQGSYRNRTNVRQDSDVDIVVLHKSYYFPDVGGLSESDKTAYWKNFTESNYTFPQFKNDIHALLKDTFGTSMVTRKNKCIRVNGNDYRVNADVVPCFVHKRFCALSSVEVEGVELVSDAGIHIHSFPKQHYDNGVTKNNDTEKMYKSVARILKNIRNELMGQGTILPNSMPSFFLECLVWNVLPNTLFKKSTYTATTRAVIATIWNEMREPEKANNYAEISDLKWLFRGNPNRTHQQALEISQTFSKIFVYAYYERSQSESVVANFAELNSENYLFYTYDSAPNSLKSGAMQAHKGTVKLKYLSNENKLIGTYFNSIGNSGEVDFEFEQNALIGRFAK